In Azospirillum ramasamyi, one DNA window encodes the following:
- a CDS encoding chemotaxis protein CheW, with the protein MTTEEASGGAAGDGGAGSLAFVTMTVGDLRLALPMSSVQAVIRPPELVRIPLGPPGLEGLAHWHGDAVPVLDLAMALGRDGGTPGTRETRVVLVGHRGQPVGLRVDAMAGILRSGPDRIDPVTAEDGGLDPAMLDGLLRDGPATILKPDVLIDRQFGELGESDRTAAAGGLVGSLGQAAGPGDDRSAGAGAGTDRLALLVFEVAGQEFALPVERVREVLPAPREITRMARSRAHLLGVMSVRDRLLPLVGLRALFGLDGVREQGAGEQGAGRRVVVVRPGQGQAPVGVLVDEVREILRLDPAQIDPVPPFLAREPEFEDLDGIARADGGRRLVSVLSAARLFRHGAAIGAESGAGTGIGAGIGAGADGERDGMEPARPADAGGLGGMGERFVVFSLAGAEYGLPVAAVREVLRRPDVITPLPNAPDFVSGVLTLRGEVLPLIDQRRLLHLPAAGGEAAAGLARGRVVVVGRDGADAARVGLLVDGLSGLVTIPAERIGPAPAVSAAQRRLIRRVATLPPANHGAGSATRLILLMDAESLLDMDRLAGLLVTQR; encoded by the coding sequence GTGACGACGGAAGAGGCGTCCGGAGGGGCAGCCGGCGACGGCGGGGCGGGCAGCCTCGCCTTCGTCACCATGACGGTCGGCGACCTGCGCCTCGCCCTGCCGATGTCGTCGGTGCAGGCGGTGATCCGTCCGCCGGAGCTGGTGCGCATCCCGCTCGGCCCGCCGGGTCTGGAGGGGCTGGCGCATTGGCATGGCGACGCGGTGCCGGTGCTGGACCTCGCCATGGCGCTCGGACGGGACGGCGGAACGCCCGGCACGCGCGAGACCCGCGTGGTGCTGGTCGGACATCGCGGCCAGCCGGTCGGCCTGCGGGTGGACGCCATGGCCGGCATTCTGCGCAGCGGCCCCGACCGCATCGACCCGGTGACCGCCGAGGATGGCGGACTCGACCCCGCCATGCTGGACGGCCTGCTGCGTGACGGCCCGGCCACCATCCTGAAGCCGGATGTGCTGATCGACCGGCAGTTCGGCGAGCTGGGCGAGAGCGACCGGACGGCGGCCGCGGGCGGGCTGGTCGGCAGCCTCGGGCAAGCCGCCGGCCCGGGCGATGACCGGAGCGCCGGCGCCGGGGCCGGAACCGACCGGCTGGCGCTGCTGGTCTTCGAGGTCGCCGGACAGGAATTCGCCCTGCCGGTGGAGCGCGTGCGCGAAGTCCTGCCGGCCCCGCGCGAGATCACCCGCATGGCGCGGTCCAGGGCGCATCTGCTGGGGGTGATGTCGGTGCGCGACCGGCTGCTGCCGCTGGTGGGCCTGCGCGCGCTGTTCGGGCTGGATGGCGTTCGGGAACAGGGGGCCGGGGAACAGGGAGCCGGACGGCGCGTGGTCGTGGTGCGGCCCGGCCAGGGTCAGGCCCCGGTCGGCGTTCTGGTGGACGAGGTGCGGGAGATCCTGCGGCTCGACCCCGCGCAGATCGACCCGGTGCCGCCGTTTCTCGCCCGCGAGCCGGAATTCGAGGATTTGGACGGCATCGCCCGGGCGGATGGCGGGCGGCGGCTGGTCTCCGTCCTGTCGGCCGCGCGGCTGTTCCGGCATGGCGCGGCGATCGGTGCCGAATCAGGCGCCGGGACCGGCATTGGAGCCGGCATTGGAGCCGGCGCGGATGGGGAGAGGGACGGGATGGAACCGGCGCGGCCCGCGGATGCCGGCGGCCTTGGCGGCATGGGGGAGCGTTTCGTCGTCTTCAGCCTCGCCGGAGCGGAATACGGCCTGCCGGTGGCCGCCGTGCGCGAGGTGCTGCGCCGGCCCGACGTCATCACGCCCCTGCCCAACGCCCCCGACTTCGTCAGCGGCGTGCTGACGCTGCGCGGCGAGGTGCTGCCGCTGATCGACCAGCGCCGGCTGCTGCATCTGCCGGCGGCGGGCGGCGAAGCCGCCGCCGGGCTTGCACGCGGCCGCGTGGTCGTGGTCGGCCGGGATGGGGCCGATGCCGCGCGGGTCGGGCTGCTGGTCGACGGTCTGTCCGGGCTGGTGACGATCCCGGCGGAACGGATCGGTCCGGCTCCGGCGGTGTCGGCGGCGCAGCGCCGGCTGATCCGCCGGGTCGCGACCCTGCCGCCTGCCAACCATGGTGCCGGCTCCGCCACGCGCCTGATCCTGCTGATGGATGCGGAAAGTCTGCTCGACATGGACCGGCTGGCCGGCCTGCTCGTTACCCAGCGGTGA
- a CDS encoding TetR/AcrR family transcriptional regulator — protein sequence MPRTAADTTDTTLPQGRIRRENVERILKAAERVFAEAGCAGATMADIAERAGLPKANLHYYFGTKEDLYRAVLDNILQMWLAPIGSFTPDADPSAALTAYVTAKMEASRTRPHASKVFANEILHGGTQVERFLAEDLRSLVDAKAAVIDGWVAAGRMAPVDARQFLFMIWAVTQHYADFDVQIRRVLGRRSLTRQDFAAMTAEVLRMVLRAAGLPEPDLSETPTDSVPPIL from the coding sequence ATGCCGCGAACGGCTGCCGACACGACGGACACCACTCTGCCCCAGGGCCGCATCCGGCGCGAGAACGTCGAGCGCATCCTGAAGGCGGCCGAGCGCGTCTTCGCCGAGGCCGGCTGCGCCGGCGCCACCATGGCCGACATCGCCGAGCGGGCCGGCCTGCCCAAGGCCAACCTGCATTATTATTTCGGCACCAAGGAGGATCTCTACCGCGCGGTGCTCGACAACATCCTGCAGATGTGGCTGGCCCCGATCGGCTCCTTCACCCCCGACGCCGATCCGTCCGCCGCGCTGACCGCCTACGTCACCGCCAAGATGGAGGCGTCGCGCACCCGCCCGCACGCCTCCAAGGTCTTCGCCAACGAGATCCTGCATGGCGGAACCCAGGTCGAACGCTTTCTGGCGGAGGATCTGAGATCGCTGGTCGATGCCAAGGCGGCGGTGATCGACGGCTGGGTCGCCGCCGGCCGCATGGCCCCGGTCGACGCCCGCCAGTTCCTGTTCATGATCTGGGCGGTGACCCAGCATTACGCCGATTTCGACGTCCAGATCCGCAGGGTGCTGGGCCGCCGCAGCCTGACCCGCCAGGACTTCGCCGCCATGACGGCGGAGGTGCTGCGCATGGTCCTGCGCGCCGCCGGCCTGCCTGAACCCGACCTCTCCGAAACGCCCACCGACTCCGTCCCACCAATCCTTTGA
- a CDS encoding CheR family methyltransferase, with the protein MSEGEPDGLSPEDYATLCDFLRERTGLSFTEAKRYFVDRRVAARMQAVGATGLRAYMNLLRFQASGEELQRLVNLMTVNETYFFREKYQFDCLVNSALDELVRDRPKGSRLRIWSAGCATGEEPYSIAIMLLENWRRVDDYEIELLASDIDSAVLERAREGIYDERALQGLPAHLRAKYFESLRGTAKAGGPRWQIIEDLRESVDFSLVNIADPQQVRGFRGIDVIFCRNLLIYFDDLGRREAASMFHDALAPGGFVCLGHSESMSRMSSLFVPRRFPDAILYQKPVNGAVP; encoded by the coding sequence GTGAGCGAGGGCGAACCGGACGGCCTGTCGCCGGAGGATTATGCGACCCTGTGCGATTTCCTGCGGGAACGCACCGGCCTGTCCTTCACCGAGGCCAAGCGCTATTTCGTCGACCGCCGCGTCGCCGCCCGCATGCAGGCGGTCGGCGCGACGGGCCTGCGCGCCTACATGAACCTGCTTCGTTTCCAGGCGTCGGGGGAGGAGCTTCAGCGGCTCGTCAACCTGATGACGGTGAACGAAACCTATTTCTTCCGCGAGAAGTACCAGTTCGACTGCCTGGTGAACTCAGCCCTGGACGAACTGGTGCGGGACAGGCCGAAGGGCTCGCGGCTGCGCATCTGGTCGGCCGGCTGCGCCACCGGGGAGGAGCCCTACTCCATCGCCATCATGCTGCTGGAGAACTGGCGGCGGGTGGATGATTACGAGATCGAGCTTCTGGCGTCGGACATCGACAGCGCCGTGCTGGAACGGGCGCGCGAAGGCATCTATGACGAGCGCGCCCTGCAGGGGCTGCCGGCCCATCTGCGCGCAAAGTATTTCGAATCCCTGCGCGGAACGGCCAAGGCCGGGGGGCCACGGTGGCAAATCATCGAGGACTTGCGGGAGTCCGTTGATTTCTCGCTGGTCAACATCGCCGATCCGCAGCAGGTGCGCGGGTTCCGCGGGATCGACGTGATCTTCTGCCGCAACCTGCTGATCTATTTCGACGATCTTGGCCGGCGGGAGGCGGCGAGCATGTTCCACGACGCCCTGGCGCCGGGCGGCTTCGTCTGCCTCGGCCATTCGGAAAGCATGAGCCGCATGTCCTCGCTGTTCGTCCCGCGCCGTTTCCCCGACGCGATCCTCTACCAGAAGCCGGTGAACGGAGCTGTGCCATGA
- a CDS encoding HEAT repeat domain-containing protein encodes MGLVKKKAGATPSGPAAPGAPADPLAALGDPDASARREAAYGLGHPAGQAGVAPGAVAALAGRLEAEDDAGVREAILTALARIATDEAAAALVPLLDREDAALRNAALESLQQMPAEVAAPALLPLLGHADPDLRIFAVQGLGGLAHPGRADWLAAVMERDADVNVGLAAVEALAEAGSPEALSSLEILARRFPDDPFVAFAVDAARSSFRGG; translated from the coding sequence ATGGGACTGGTGAAGAAGAAGGCCGGCGCCACGCCATCCGGTCCTGCGGCGCCCGGCGCGCCAGCCGACCCGCTGGCCGCCCTGGGCGATCCCGATGCTTCGGCCCGTCGCGAGGCGGCGTACGGCTTGGGTCATCCGGCCGGACAGGCCGGCGTCGCGCCGGGGGCCGTCGCGGCGCTCGCCGGCCGGCTGGAGGCGGAGGACGATGCCGGCGTGCGCGAGGCGATCCTGACGGCGCTCGCCCGCATCGCGACGGACGAGGCTGCGGCGGCGCTGGTCCCCCTCCTCGACCGCGAGGACGCGGCGCTGCGCAATGCGGCGCTGGAAAGCCTGCAGCAGATGCCGGCGGAGGTCGCCGCGCCGGCCCTGCTGCCGCTTCTCGGCCATGCCGACCCGGATCTGCGCATCTTCGCGGTGCAGGGGCTGGGCGGGCTTGCCCATCCCGGCCGGGCGGACTGGCTGGCGGCGGTGATGGAGCGGGACGCCGACGTCAATGTCGGCCTCGCCGCGGTGGAGGCGCTGGCCGAGGCCGGCAGCCCGGAGGCGCTGTCCAGCCTGGAAATCCTGGCCCGCCGCTTCCCGGACGATCCCTTCGTCGCCTTCGCCGTCGACGCCGCCCGCTCCAGCTTCCGGGGCGGGTGA
- a CDS encoding chemotaxis protein CheA, whose amino-acid sequence MSELFDQFIVEAQDLLEAAGGALLALERDPADRASVDELFRAFHTLKGASALFEMAPFTRLVHAGEDTLTLLRDGRRAMTPELADPLFRVLDQCARWVAALEEAGTLPDDAPSAADALVRGLAGEGAEDTGAAGGAAAGGEAEAFPWLAALTAEERAAAGEGRLTAVDYRPDPECFFTGDDPLALFRRVPDLRLLRIEPAEPLPALAEMDPYRCLLRFHALSGADVEAVRPAFRSVPDQVRIAPVRLKPAGKTPVAPIAVAPPESLAARMLEEQGRILELPGNAVERDSRRAAVARAVAAILTSLGCPADRRMIEAACADAGTLRRFLAEGPARPALPEAPPAAIPAAIPAARRALRVEPERMDALMALVGELSVVKGQLGPLLRRAEDGELAAELRRDLKGFSARLDSLVGDLRHAALRLRLLPLARVFDPLPRLVRDTARRLDKTVDLVLEGAETEADKDILDVLGEPLLHLVRNALDHGIEPPARRTAAGKPPAGTLRVRAFQDKGGVVVEVSDDGAGIDPAAMRRAAVAKGLLTPDAAAALSDADAVRLVFAPGFSTADSVSDLSGRGVGMDAVRAAVERAGGRVEIASTPGTGTRVRLSLPLTLSITRVVVVEAAGALYGIPVALVGGIQRVPRAAIRAVKRAESVVLRDRVVPLVRLRRLLGQPEDGRERAADCVVLAELGDGPVAVAVDDVGERADVVLRPMTGVLRSLRGYAGTAVLGDGRLILVLDLRELL is encoded by the coding sequence GTGAGCGAGCTGTTCGACCAGTTCATCGTCGAGGCGCAGGATCTGCTGGAAGCCGCCGGCGGCGCGCTGCTGGCGCTGGAACGCGATCCGGCCGACCGGGCGTCGGTGGACGAGCTGTTCCGCGCCTTCCACACGCTGAAGGGGGCGAGCGCCCTGTTCGAGATGGCGCCCTTCACCCGGCTGGTCCATGCCGGGGAGGACACGCTGACGCTCCTGCGCGACGGCCGGCGCGCCATGACGCCCGAACTCGCCGACCCGCTGTTCCGCGTGCTCGACCAATGCGCCCGCTGGGTGGCGGCGCTGGAGGAAGCCGGCACGCTGCCCGACGACGCGCCGTCCGCCGCCGACGCGCTGGTCCGCGGCCTCGCCGGGGAGGGGGCGGAGGATACTGGCGCTGCCGGTGGGGCCGCCGCCGGTGGGGAGGCGGAGGCGTTCCCCTGGCTGGCGGCGCTGACGGCGGAGGAGAGGGCCGCGGCCGGCGAGGGCCGGCTGACCGCCGTCGACTACCGGCCCGATCCCGAATGCTTCTTCACCGGCGACGACCCGCTGGCGCTGTTCCGCCGGGTGCCCGACCTGCGGCTGCTGCGCATCGAGCCTGCCGAACCGCTGCCGGCGTTGGCGGAGATGGACCCCTACCGCTGCCTCCTGCGCTTCCATGCGCTGAGCGGCGCCGATGTGGAGGCGGTGCGTCCTGCCTTCCGCAGCGTGCCCGATCAGGTCCGCATCGCCCCCGTCAGGCTGAAGCCGGCCGGAAAGACTCCCGTGGCTCCCATCGCCGTGGCGCCGCCGGAGTCGCTGGCCGCCCGCATGCTGGAGGAGCAGGGGCGGATTCTGGAGTTGCCCGGCAACGCCGTGGAGCGCGACTCCCGCCGTGCCGCGGTGGCGCGGGCGGTCGCCGCGATCCTGACCTCGCTGGGGTGTCCGGCCGACCGGCGCATGATCGAGGCCGCCTGCGCCGATGCCGGCACGTTGCGCCGCTTCCTCGCCGAAGGGCCGGCCCGTCCCGCGCTGCCCGAAGCGCCGCCCGCCGCCATCCCCGCCGCCATCCCCGCCGCCCGCCGTGCCTTGCGGGTCGAACCGGAACGGATGGACGCGCTGATGGCCCTGGTCGGCGAGCTGTCGGTGGTCAAGGGGCAGTTGGGACCGCTGCTGCGCCGTGCCGAAGACGGTGAACTGGCGGCGGAGCTGCGGCGCGACCTGAAGGGCTTTTCCGCCCGGCTCGACTCGCTGGTCGGCGACCTGCGCCATGCGGCGCTGCGCTTGCGGCTGCTGCCGCTGGCCCGCGTCTTCGATCCGCTGCCCCGGCTGGTGCGCGACACCGCCCGCCGGCTGGACAAGACGGTGGATCTGGTGCTGGAGGGCGCCGAGACGGAGGCCGACAAGGATATCCTCGACGTGCTGGGCGAACCGCTGCTGCATCTGGTGCGCAACGCGCTGGACCACGGCATCGAGCCGCCGGCACGGCGCACCGCCGCCGGCAAGCCGCCCGCCGGCACCCTGCGGGTCCGCGCCTTCCAGGACAAGGGCGGGGTGGTGGTGGAGGTGTCGGACGACGGCGCCGGCATCGACCCGGCGGCGATGCGCCGTGCCGCCGTCGCCAAGGGGCTGCTGACACCCGACGCCGCCGCGGCGCTGTCCGACGCCGACGCGGTGCGGCTGGTCTTCGCCCCCGGCTTCAGCACGGCGGACTCCGTTTCCGACCTGTCGGGCCGCGGCGTCGGCATGGATGCGGTGCGCGCGGCGGTCGAACGGGCCGGCGGCCGGGTGGAGATCGCGTCCACCCCCGGAACCGGAACGCGGGTGCGGCTGTCGCTGCCGCTGACGCTCAGCATCACCCGCGTCGTGGTGGTGGAGGCGGCGGGCGCGCTCTACGGCATTCCCGTGGCGCTGGTCGGCGGCATCCAGCGGGTGCCGCGCGCCGCCATCCGCGCGGTGAAGCGGGCGGAAAGCGTGGTGCTGCGCGACCGGGTGGTGCCGCTGGTCCGCCTGCGCCGCCTGCTGGGCCAGCCGGAGGACGGGCGCGAGCGCGCCGCCGACTGCGTGGTGCTGGCCGAACTGGGCGACGGCCCGGTGGCGGTGGCGGTCGACGATGTCGGCGAGCGTGCCGACGTGGTGCTGCGCCCGATGACCGGCGTGCTGCGCAGCCTGCGCGGCTATGCCGGCACCGCCGTGCTGGGCGACGGCCGCCTGATCCTGGTGCTCGACCTGCGGGAGCTGCTGTGA
- the hydA gene encoding dihydropyrimidinase, which yields MSTILIRGGTVVTAEQTRRADVLCQDGIITAVGDELDVPAGAETVDAGGCYVMPGGIDPHTHMELPFMGTVTTEDFFSGTAAGFAGGTTMIIDFVIPNPKQSLMEAYHTWRGWAEKAAGDYSFHVAVTWWDESVRQDMGTLVADHGVNSFKHFMAYKNAIMADDETLVNSFQRCLELGAIPTVHAENGELVFQLQKKLLAQGLTGPEAHPLSRPPEVEGEAANRAIQVARVFGVPVYIVHVSAKEALEAIERGQSGGQRVFGEVLAGHLLIDDSVYRNPDWDFAAGHVMSPPFRPKEHQDALWRGLQAGHLHTTATDHCCFCAEQKAMGRDDFTRIPNGTAGIEDRMTALWTHGVNTGRLTMNEFVAVTSANAARIFNLYPRKGSVSVGADADLVVWDPKATRTISAKTQMQKVGLNIFEGMTVTGTPAYTLSQGRIVHALGESRAVRGAGRYVNRPAFPPVYEAVTKRNALNVPVAVER from the coding sequence ATGTCCACCATCCTGATCCGCGGCGGCACCGTCGTCACCGCCGAGCAAACCCGCCGCGCCGACGTCCTCTGCCAGGACGGCATCATCACCGCGGTGGGCGACGAGCTGGACGTGCCGGCGGGGGCCGAAACGGTGGATGCCGGCGGCTGCTACGTCATGCCGGGCGGCATCGACCCGCACACGCATATGGAACTGCCCTTCATGGGCACGGTGACGACGGAGGATTTCTTCAGCGGCACCGCCGCCGGCTTCGCCGGGGGAACGACGATGATCATCGATTTCGTCATTCCCAACCCGAAGCAGAGCCTGATGGAGGCCTATCACACCTGGCGCGGCTGGGCGGAGAAGGCGGCCGGCGACTACAGCTTCCACGTCGCCGTGACGTGGTGGGACGAGAGCGTGCGGCAGGACATGGGCACGCTGGTGGCCGACCATGGCGTGAACAGCTTCAAGCACTTCATGGCCTACAAGAACGCCATCATGGCCGACGACGAGACGCTGGTGAACAGCTTCCAGCGCTGCCTGGAACTGGGCGCCATCCCCACCGTCCACGCCGAGAACGGCGAACTGGTCTTCCAGCTCCAGAAGAAGCTGCTGGCCCAGGGCCTGACCGGACCGGAAGCCCACCCCCTGTCCCGCCCGCCGGAGGTGGAGGGCGAGGCCGCCAACCGCGCCATCCAGGTCGCCCGCGTGTTCGGCGTGCCGGTCTACATCGTCCATGTCTCGGCCAAGGAGGCGCTGGAGGCGATCGAGCGCGGCCAGAGCGGCGGCCAGCGCGTGTTCGGCGAGGTTCTGGCCGGCCATCTGCTGATCGACGACAGCGTCTACCGCAACCCCGACTGGGACTTCGCCGCCGGCCATGTCATGAGCCCGCCCTTCCGCCCGAAGGAGCATCAGGACGCCCTGTGGCGCGGACTTCAGGCCGGGCACCTGCACACCACCGCCACCGACCATTGCTGTTTCTGCGCGGAGCAGAAGGCGATGGGCCGCGACGACTTCACCAGGATCCCGAACGGCACCGCCGGCATCGAGGACCGCATGACCGCGCTGTGGACCCACGGCGTCAACACCGGCCGGCTGACGATGAACGAGTTCGTCGCCGTCACCTCTGCCAACGCCGCCAGGATCTTCAACCTCTACCCGCGCAAGGGCTCGGTCAGCGTCGGGGCCGACGCCGATCTGGTGGTGTGGGATCCGAAGGCGACCAGGACCATCTCGGCCAAGACCCAGATGCAGAAGGTCGGGCTGAACATCTTCGAGGGCATGACCGTCACCGGCACCCCGGCCTACACGCTGAGCCAGGGCCGCATCGTCCATGCGCTGGGCGAGAGCCGTGCCGTGCGCGGCGCCGGCCGCTACGTCAACCGCCCGGCCTTCCCGCCGGTCTACGAGGCGGTGACGAAGCGCAACGCCCTGAACGTCCCGGTGGCGGTGGAGCGGTAA
- the cheB gene encoding chemotaxis-specific protein-glutamate methyltransferase CheB — MLTVLVVDDSALMRRRIAELLTEAGFRVETAATGEEALARLPVVDPDVVTLDVTMPGMDGLACLARIMVEHPKPVVMVSALTGAGAEETLEALRLGAVEAVQKPAAGSIGRIGEELVETVRAAASSRPRRVRGLRERLRLARARIAGEDFVAPEEAPLPAPPAGMTAAGAEDGVVLVGVSTGGPSTLEDILPLLPADFPWPVVVAQHMPVAFTATLARRLDEMCALRVVEVERAAVLEPGMVCIARGGADVELARRGGRLQAVCVPMAPERPWHPNADRLVASAMRLLPAERLVGVLLTGMGNDGAASMAELHAQGGRTIAESEDSAVVFGMPQDLIRRGGAGIVLPSDRIAGQLIRWLMPAQRRAGGQ, encoded by the coding sequence GTGCTGACAGTGCTGGTGGTGGACGATTCCGCGTTGATGCGCCGGCGCATCGCGGAGCTGCTGACCGAGGCCGGTTTCCGGGTGGAGACCGCCGCGACGGGGGAGGAGGCCCTGGCGCGCCTGCCGGTCGTCGACCCGGACGTGGTGACGCTCGACGTGACCATGCCCGGCATGGACGGGCTGGCCTGCCTCGCCCGCATCATGGTGGAGCATCCCAAGCCGGTGGTCATGGTCTCCGCCCTCACCGGTGCCGGCGCGGAGGAGACGCTGGAGGCGCTGCGGCTGGGGGCGGTGGAGGCGGTGCAGAAGCCGGCCGCCGGCTCCATCGGCCGCATCGGCGAGGAGCTGGTGGAGACGGTGCGCGCCGCCGCTTCGTCGCGCCCGCGCCGGGTCCGGGGCCTGCGCGAGCGGCTGCGGCTGGCCCGCGCCCGCATCGCCGGGGAGGATTTCGTCGCTCCCGAAGAAGCTCCGCTGCCGGCTCCGCCCGCGGGAATGACCGCCGCGGGCGCGGAGGACGGGGTGGTGCTGGTCGGCGTGTCCACCGGCGGACCCAGCACGCTGGAGGACATCCTGCCGCTGCTGCCGGCCGATTTCCCCTGGCCGGTGGTGGTGGCCCAGCACATGCCGGTCGCCTTCACCGCGACGCTGGCGCGCCGGCTGGACGAGATGTGCGCCCTGCGCGTGGTCGAGGTGGAGCGGGCGGCGGTGCTGGAGCCGGGCATGGTCTGCATCGCCCGCGGCGGTGCCGATGTGGAGCTGGCGCGGCGCGGCGGACGGCTGCAGGCGGTCTGCGTGCCCATGGCGCCCGAGCGGCCCTGGCACCCCAATGCCGACCGGCTGGTGGCCAGCGCCATGCGGCTGCTGCCGGCGGAGCGGCTGGTCGGGGTGCTGCTGACCGGCATGGGCAACGACGGCGCCGCGTCGATGGCGGAACTGCACGCCCAAGGCGGACGGACCATCGCGGAGTCGGAGGACAGCGCCGTCGTCTTCGGCATGCCGCAGGATTTGATCCGGCGCGGCGGTGCCGGCATCGTGCTGCCGTCGGACCGCATCGCCGGCCAGCTGATCCGCTGGCTGATGCCCGCCCAGCGGCGGGCCGGCGGGCAATAG
- a CDS encoding response regulator — protein MTDGPRILVVDDAVTVRAFSRRVLEADGFVVDEAVNGIEGLERAMAEPPDLVIVDVNMRKMDGYTMLRVLRRDPVLRDVPAIMISTESKDSDREQALLAGANWYIVKPPRPELLVEAARLLTGRPVGAEGAP, from the coding sequence ATGACCGATGGGCCGCGCATCCTTGTGGTGGACGACGCCGTCACCGTCCGCGCCTTCAGCCGCCGCGTGCTGGAGGCCGACGGCTTCGTGGTGGACGAGGCGGTGAACGGCATCGAAGGGCTGGAACGGGCGATGGCCGAGCCGCCCGATCTGGTCATCGTCGACGTCAACATGCGCAAGATGGACGGCTACACCATGCTGCGCGTCCTGCGCCGCGACCCGGTGCTGCGCGACGTGCCGGCGATCATGATCAGCACCGAATCCAAGGACAGCGACCGCGAACAGGCGCTGCTGGCCGGCGCCAACTGGTACATCGTGAAGCCGCCGCGGCCGGAATTGCTGGTGGAGGCGGCGCGGCTGCTGACCGGCCGTCCCGTTGGAGCGGAGGGCGCACCGTGA